A genome region from Arachis duranensis cultivar V14167 chromosome 6, aradu.V14167.gnm2.J7QH, whole genome shotgun sequence includes the following:
- the LOC127748448 gene encoding uncharacterized protein LOC127748448: MVDKYFTSHKLAKSANGKIVSSIVLDSKFWQDVTTVKIVGPLIKLLRLVDADEKLSLGIMYEGMQIAKNAIKTMLRNQKATYTPYTSILKMRWDKYLKCDLHATAYFLNPGISYSEGFIEKANVLRSLLDFLDVKMLCDDSVAAMQEIQLYRDFKESYGRESAKRAASRLEPGEWWRLHGGSALNLQKMTVHLLHQTSSSSGCERNWSLFEQIYSKRRNRLEHQRLSDIVYATDGGKMPLASYN; the protein is encoded by the exons ATGGTGGACAAATATTTCACTTCTCATAAGTTAGCCAAAAGTGCTAATGGAAAGATTGTTAGTTCAATTGTCTTGGATAGTAAGTTTTGGCAAGATGTTACCACTGTGAAAATCGTTGGTCCTCTTATTAAGTTGTTGAGGCTTGTTGATGCTGATGAAAAGCTCTCTTTGGGAATCATGTATGAAGGCATGCAAATAGCCAAAAATGCTATCAAGACAATGCTTAGAAATCAAAAAGCTACTTATACGCCATACACGAGTATCTTGAAAATGAGGTGGGATAAGTATTTGAAGTGTGATCTCCATGCGACAGCATACTTTTTAAATCCAGGCATTTCCTATAGTGAGGGTTTTATTGAGAAGGCAAATGTTTTGAGATCTTTACTTGATTTTCTTGATGTTAAAATGCTTTGTGATGACTCAGTTGCCGCAATGCAAGAGATACAGCTGTATCGAGATTTTAAAGAAAGTTATGGGAGAGAAAGTGCTAAGAGAGCGGCATCAAGACTCGAACCTG GTGAATGGTGGAGGCTACACGGTGGGAGTGCTCTTAATTTGCAAAAAATGACAGTccatcttcttcatcaaaccTCTTCTTCATCTGGATGTGAGAGGAACTGGAGCCTTTTTGAACAAATCTATTCAAAGAGGAGGAATCGGTTAGAGCATCAAAGGCTAAGTGACATTGTTTATGCCACTGATGGAGGAAAAATGCcg TTAGCCTCTTacaattga